A window of the Alnus glutinosa chromosome 4, dhAlnGlut1.1, whole genome shotgun sequence genome harbors these coding sequences:
- the LOC133865897 gene encoding pathogen-related protein-like: MTSSSAEQDNYRNYLSEEETKNTQWRFGPPDYSVVNKLFEEGRTKIWPPGSLEEKVQRLVKSWEMEIFHKTNIDDFKTLDPKKYTFSLNGRKALNLEEIGKLGGGYNPLLQTSLPEKFRAYNPDGETAESSHRTFTTTFPRGFALEILHVYSGPPVIVYKFRHWGYVEGPFKGHAPTGERVELYGMAIFEVDEEMRVVKVEFFYDPGQLLGGLLKGVSLDGSAEEAATSCPVLRKTG; encoded by the exons ATGACATCTTCAAGTGCTGAGCAAGACAACTACCGTAATTACTTGAGTGAAGAAGAAACGAAGAACACCCAATGGAGGTTTGGTCCCCCTGATTATAGTGTTGTCAACAAGCTCTTTGAAGAAGGCAGAACTAAG atatgGCCTCCTGGGTCGCTTGAAGAAAAGGTTCAGAGGCTTGTAAAGTCATGGGAAATGGAGATTTTCCATAAAACCAACATTGATGACTTCAAAACCCTTGATCCCAAGAAGTATACTTTCAGCTTAAATG GAAGGAAGGCTTTAAACTTGGAAGAAATAGGCAAACTTGGGGGAGGCTATAACCCGCTGCTACAGACCTCCCTGCCTGAGAAATTCAGGGCCTATAATCCAGATGGGGAAACGGCGGAATCTTCTCATCGGACTTTCACGACAACGTTCCCTCGCGGGTTTGCTTTGGAGATTCTCCATGTTTATAGTGGGCCGCCGGTGATTGTGTACAAGTTCAGGCACTGGGGTTATGTGGAGGGCCCTTTCAAAGGCCATGCCCCAACTGGAGAAAGGGTTGAACTCTATGGAATGGCCATTTTTGAG GTAGACGAGGAGATGAGAGTTGTGAAGGTGGAGTTCTTTTATGACCCTGGTCAGTTGCTCGGAGGTCTTCTGAAAGGTGTTAGCTTGGATGGTTCTGCCGAGGAGGCAGCCACAAGCTGCCCTGTTCTAAGGAAAACAGGGTAG
- the LOC133865896 gene encoding pathogen-related protein-like, which yields MASSSVEQDKYRNYLSEEETKNTQWRFGPPDYSVVNKLFEEGRTKIWPPGSLEEKVQRLVKSWEMEFFHKTNFDDFKTIDPKKFTFNVNGRKALNLEEIGKLGGGYNPLLQTSLPEKFRAYNPDGETAESSHRTFTTTFPRGFALEILHVYSGPPVIVYKFRHWGYVEGPFKGHAPTGERVELYGMAIFEVDEEMRVVKVEFFYDPGQLLGGLLKGVSLDGSAEEAATSCPVLRKTG from the exons ATGGCATCTTCAAGTGTTGAGCAAGACAAGTATCGTAATTACTTGAGTGAAGAAGAAACGAAGAACACCCAATGGAGGTTTGGTCCCCCTGACTATAGTGTTGTCAACAAGCTCTTTGAAGAAGGCAGAACTAAG ATATGGCCTCCTGGGTCGCTTGAAGAAAAGGTTCAGAGGCTTGTAAAGTCATGGGAAATGGAGTTTTTCCATAAGACCAACTTTGATGACTTCAAAACCATTGATCCCAAGAAGTTTACTTTCAACGTAAATG GAAGGAAGGCTTTAAACTTGGAAGAAATAGGCAAACTTGGGGGAGGCTATAACCCGCTACTACAGACCTCCCTGCCTGAGAAATTCAGGGCCTACAATCCAGATGGAGAAACGGCGGAATCCTCTCATCGGACTTTCACGACAACGTTCCCTCGCGGTTTTGCTTTGGAGATTCTCCATGTTTATAGTGGGCCGCCGGTGATTGTGTACAAGTTCAGGCACTGGGGTTATGTGGAGGGCCCTTTCAAAGGCCATGCCCCAACTGGAGAAAGGGTTGAACTTTATGGAATGGCCATTTTTGAG GTGGACGAGGAAATGAGAGTTGTGAAGGTGGAGTTCTTTTACGACCCTGGTCAGTTGCTCGGAGGTCTTCTGAAAGGTGTTAGCTTGGATGGTTCTGCCGAGGAGGCGGCTACAAGCTGCCCTGTTCTAAGGAAAACAGGGTAG